The genomic window cttgtatttgtgtagcccccgactctttggttagttggaaagcaactgaacatagagtcgagaactgtagcttcttgtcgtcgagtagtcattgcttgagtgaagatatgTGTTGAGGATGTCCGAGTAGGAATCTTGAAAATTGTAGAACCACTTGTAGTACTAAAATGACACGgcatcatatttggtgacgCATACCGAGATGCCGAAGCTCTTGTATACGTCGTGgctggtgaagtagcaaaacttgcgaagtagAGGCAATAGTGTTTGCCAGTGCCAAAGATAATAAATatgaagtcgctccaccatggcgacaaagttgcatagccgtgatgaCGTGAACAGGAGTTggcggcaacagaagcaaaccggtgGCGAAGATGTGCAGTCGTGGTGGTGAACAAGCCAGTCGGCGTCAGACAAGGCGGCCAGCaatgtccatcagtagtggtagcaaTATAAACCAGCAGTAGAGGCGACGGCACTAGTCAACAGCAGAAGAGACGACCGAtggtgaagacgataaggccaatcaacactggcagaatcatgcaaccatggaagtgaagaaaccagtcggcagcagacgtagacagGTTGcattgaagatgatgacgccgattagcggtgacggcgacgaggccAGCCGTGAAGATGATAAcaccagttggcgtcatacgaggcggccggtcggtgaagacgtagacgcccaacaacggcggcataataggccagctgtgcaggtggagacaccagtcggcggcagacgaggcggccggtcgttgaagatgtagacgcgcaacagacggcggcataataggccagccgtgtaggcggagacaccagtcggcggcggcgaaggaaagccggtcggtgaagacgtagacgcccaacagacggcggcataataggccagccgtgcaggcggagacaccagtcgacggcagacgaggcggccggtcggtgaagacgtagacgcccaacaacggcagcataattagccagccgtgtaggcggagacaccagtcgacggcggaCGAGGCAGCCGgtcagtgaagacgtagacgcccaacaacggcggcataataggccagccttgcaggcggagacaccaatcGACGGCAGACAAGGCGGCCAGTccgtgaagacgtagacgcccaacaacggcggcataataggccagctgtgcaggcggagacaccagtcggcggcagacgaggcggccggtcggtgaagacttagacgcccaacagacggcggcataataggccagccgtgtaggcggagacaccagtcggcggcggcgaaggcaagccggtcggtgaagacgtagacgcccaacagacggcggcataataggccagccgtgcaggcggagacaccagtcgatGGTAGacaaggcggccggtcggtaaagacgtagacgcccaacaacggcgggataataggccagctgtgcaggcggagacaccagtcggcggcagacgaggcggccggtcggtgaagacgtagacgcccaacaacggcggcataataggccagccttgcaggcggagacaccaatcGACGGCAGacaaggcggccggtcggtgaagacgtagacgcccaacaacggcggcataataggccagctgtgcaggcggagacaccagtcggcggcagacgaggcggccggtcggtgaagacttagacgcccaacagacggcggcataataggccagccgtgtaggcggagacaccagtcggcggcggcgaaggcaagtcggtcggtgaagacgtagacgcccaacaacggcggcataataggccagccgtgcaggcggagacaccagtcgacggcagacaaggcggccggtcggtgaagacgtagacgcccaacaacagcggcataataggccagctatgcaggcggagacaccagtcggcggtagacgaggcggccggttggtgaagacgtagacgcccaacagacggcggcataataggccagtcgtgtaggcggagacaccagtcggcggcggcgaaggcaagccggtcggtgaagacgtagacgcccaacaatggcggcataatagaccagccgtgcaggcggagacaccagtcggcggcagacgaggcggccggtcggtgaagacgtggacgcccaatcgcggcggcataataggccagccgtgtaggcgaagacaccagtcggtggcggcgaaggcaagccggtcggtgaagacgtagacacccaacagacggcggcataataggccagccgtgcaggcagagacaccagtcggcggcagacaaggcggccggtcggtgaagacgtagacgcccaacaacagtggcataataggccagctgtgcaggcggagacaccagtcggcggtagacgaggcggccggtcggtgatgacgtagacgcccaacagacggcggcataataggccagtcgtgtaggcggagacaccagtcggcggcggcgaaggcaagccggtcggtgaagacgtagacgcccaacaatggcggcataatagaccagccgtgcaggcggagacaccagtcggcggcagacgaggcggccggtcggtgaagacgtagacgcccaatcgcggcggcataataggccagccgtgtaggcgaagacaccagtcggcggcggtgaaggcaagccggtcggtgaagacgtagacacccaacagacggcggcataataggccagccgtgcaggtagagacaccagtcggcggcggcgaaggcaagccgatggtgatgttctgactgatccattcctgaagcgtaggagataagcttaaagccatgaatcccttttatgcatatctggatctggatcctacagaacaaacagataggatgagtagtatctgatgtaaatataatacttgagaaaaattcaagcattttgaaatatttataaatatgtatttctcctctcgtcaattttgatttcctcgagcagatgactcattacgtttaaacactctgcctgactagtcatagccaccaagcaccgggagtcggCATTGTGGAAAGGATCGAATATGACCCTAATCGTTCTTCTCGGatcggcctaggcacttcccaaacatgcatatgagtgacatgagttcatcattaatggaacaaagtttcacgaatcagaatttactactcgggtactttcgcaattgttaagagcagaaaataaattatattatctctatgcttttgatttcttccgattaatacttagcaccttgcgttattcggtccatccaacgagcccccgggtgctaggaatcggcccaaaggcaactatccattggcaaaccaaacggaaagcataggaagatggaactccataactcgataggcacttttgtactcagattatgtcgcaagcaatcaagatgaatattatgaaaattattaaaaaaaatatgatataacatctgtagcccccgactcactagtcaacggcgaaccagttgatgtagtgaggcagaggaaaaggaaaatatcatataaagaaatttaatgatgacttagctttgtaatcTTCCCCTTGGTGATGGCAGAGGTGGCTGATGTGggaacaaagtcgtccatcaatGGCAATGAAAATACCGGTCGGCGGCGATGACTGCAGCCAGTAGTGAAAACATGGTTGCCATCAGCAACGACGGCGGAGTACACCAGCCGTGAAGACGAAGAAACCAATCGACGGTgatgacggcggccggcggtgaaggTGTAGACACCCGACAACGGCGTCATAATTGGCCGgccgtgcaggcgaaaacaccagtcggcggcggcaaagtccaaccggtcggtgaagacgtggatgcCCATGAACGATGGTGTGACcgaccaaccgtataggcgaggacaccagtcggcggcgacggaggcaggccgaaggtgaagtcgtagacgcccaacaacggcggcataataggccagccgtgtaggcggagacaccagtcggctgcaaaggcaagccggtcggtgaagacatgaACGCCCATGAGCGGTGATGTGACcgaccaaccgtataggcgaggacaccagtcggcggcgacggaggcaggccggcggtgaagtcgtagacgcccaacaacggtggtataATAGGCCAGcagtgtaggcggagacaccagtcgacggcggtGAAAGCGGGACaacggtgaagtcgtagacgccctgCAACGGCGGCATAATTGGCCAACTGTGTAGGCGGAGAcatcagtcggcggcggcgaaggtaaGCCGGTGATGATGATGCCCACCAATATTGACATAGTAGACCAGCCCGTTTTGTATCCTAGATTGAAGGTTGTCTGTCGTGTTCCAGTCCGAGTTGAAGAGAAACTTGACAAAGTCGTTGGCGACATATATGGTCCAGACTCCCGTAGCAAAAATCATATGCATGTGCAGATCTTCTGTTGGTATGTGTTTATAGTTGTTCCATGCACGTACAAACGCATGCGATGACCAGTAATTGCTGGATAAGTTTGAGCATTGATATAGCTCACGTGTACCCGTAGCCATATGTCTTCATTAAAAAATACTCGAGTTGACCAAGTGAAAATTGCTGCTTGTATGTACTGCTCCGTGTTTTTGATTTTGCATGTTGAGTCAGCCGAGTCCGAGATTGATCCAATCAGCTGTCTTATGCAACTAGCCAGCCGTGGTTGTCTCTCGTGACGATCAGGGGACTCGGAGGGCACAGCCAACAATCAGTGCATGCAAGACATAGATTGATTTAATTAGTAGTTAAATCTGAGGCCAATCTAATAATTGGTAGATTGGAACGGTGAACCTGGTCATTGTTGTAACCACAAAGTGTAGCTCCCGAAGCAGAGATTTTTGCGGAGATACAGGAGATATCGGTGGCGATGACGGTTGAAGCTTCCAACTTGATGACATAGATCTTTGATCGCCGTTCTCTCGACTGGTTAAAACCCAAGTCGGAGAAGGAGAGATTGTTGAAGTCGTCGGCAGCAAGGAAGTGAAAACTCACGAATCGAAGACGAAGCCGACAAATCATGAAATTGATTCCATCACACTCGTTGACAGGAAACTCGGCgaacccctacctggcgcgccaactatCGAAACAAATTTTCGGCAATAtaaaaagggggtagcgcacgagacctaaaagtggatggatacggagacaaaggatttagacaggttcaggccctctcgatgagaggtaataccctactcctgtttggggatttgaatccgccgggtgtatattgatctgacgatcagttTGTGTCAtgcccctagagggcctcctgcccaccttatataggatgggggcaggattacaagatagaaacttTAACCAATAcagtatcggtttcctaaatctattttacgatattatcaaatcaggactttaggccgctccataatataaaagaaaacataatacccaagtcatgatcggttacatattccatagatataagctatcccctataactagtcggataaccataccgtgtgggtatggggtaacTATAATCTCCACAGCCACCAAATAGCTAGGAATGATCGATCAAGCTAGCTTAATCcaccaattaattaataactaaccACGCGGCATATGTACCAACTTGATAGATTAATTACTATCATCATTTTGGCTGTACTTacactgtacatatatatgtacactgtATATGCTAACGTGCGCATTGCGTGTTGCACTCGTACCTACCTACTCCCGCACTGTAATTACAGCATATCAGCACATGCGATGCGactgatatactccctccgttttaaaatataataagcaACTTCTTCACCAATATTCTTTTTccaactaatcacaaccctccaccatttactTTTTTCACCTACCttcactactcatccaatcacaaccctccgcTACTCATTtatatctactttcttaataactatgTCCAACcttaaaacttcttatattctgggacggaaggagtattataCGGGAATGATCAAGCTATCTACGAGTAGCTAGCTTAGGCTGAATTTGAATGATCAGCTTCTCGGTTTGCATTTTTCATACGCATGTTctctaaaatgtaaaaaaaataatatatatacgcatttattttaaaatgaaataaatttattttttaagtttgtgatagctaatacttaatctcttctttctataaagcacAGCTGGAGAAAGGGGCATCAGTCCTAGTTAGTAACCCCCAGCAGTTCATCTtcagtcccgggtgaaataaccgggattaaaaatccatttttactCCTGGTTGGAGCCAAGCCAGGTCgggttgctattttttttccttctttttttttcattgtttttaagattgaatattgatttcactccattcCCAAATCGTGAAATCCTCAAATTATCACAGATCACATAATAGGatatctccaaatcctcaaatcgatcatctccaaatacatcacaaattctaaaaaaaattacatcacaatttctttagaaaaaaaaatcaaaatttgtgTGTACGTTCATTCCTGGTACACACTGCTTCGccccaaaagaaaaatcaacGCATATGCATAcatgaacaaatatatattacattACGATACTCTCATATTGAGTGAATTGAATTTGCTAGCTCAATATAcactaacaaataaaataagagTACGTAGTAGTCCGTAATTAAGCAGTGGTGCGGGCGAGCTGTTTGAAGTTGATGGGCTTGGTTAATTGGGCCGGGCCGTCGTAGTAGGCCGCGGCGCTGAGCATGGTGGCCCTCTGCGAGGGGTGGACGCGGTCCCAGAAGGCCCACTTGTCGCGGTCGGCGCAGAGCGTGGAGCCCACCTGGCagtcctcctccgcgcccagCCTCCCGCTCCCGCAGCACGCGGCGTCAACGCTGGTGTACCCGGACGCCGCGGGGTCGGCGAACGCGagctggccggcggcgtgggcgtcGGCGATGGAGTAGGCGAAGCCGGGAaggcgcgcggcgaggtcggagaggagggaggcgagggcgTCGTtgaagccggcggcgaggccgttgAGGTCGTCGCTGCAGGCGCCGGTGGGGCTCTGCGCTCGCACCAGCGGCACGCAACCGACCAGCCCCACGTTGATGATGCCAAACTTCCTCGCCCCCATCTCGTACAGCTCCTGCATCCATCCATAGATTGATCGATCTGATTAACGTCAACGTACAACGacgaccatggcggcggcgtacAGTACACTGTCAGTGTCAGTGTATACGTACCGTGAGGGCGGCGGAGAATTTGGTGATGAGGGTGGTGTAGAAGGCGGCGACTTCGGCCGGCGTGGCGGAGCggttctgctgctgctgggcgGTGGCGAAGACGAACATGTCGTTGTTGAcgacgccgaggaggaagaaggagcgggcgaggtgggcggcgacggcgcgggtgCCGACCTTGGACACCATGGCCGCCCTCGTCGCCTCCATGCTCCGCAGCTGCGTCGACAGCGGGATGCATTTCCCTGCGTACTGCATatcatatatgcatatgcattcaaagtatatatattcaGCAACTCGATCCCAGCTCACAATTAATGTGCTACAggagtatatatgtattctGATTTCTCTCTCTCGAGATGGATATATGTACGTAGAGagaggagtatatatattacaGTGGAGTCGAGAACGCCGGCTCCTCCGGAAGCAAAGCTGACGCCTCCGGTGAGAGCTTTGATGGCGAGAGTGAGATTGGCTGCAGCTGCAGGCCCCTGCAGCAGCGACAGGTAAGCCGGAGGGCTCTTCTTGAACCCCAGCTTCATTGCTGCATATATCCAACACACACATCGATCACATATGGAATTAGTGCATGgaaccattaattaattaggcacTAGCTAATATAGATACTAATCAATTATGGAGATATATATAGACGACAGATTATACTAGTAATTAAGTATGGGAAGTACCTATGAAGTCGGCGACGTTGTAGCCATTGCTGAAGCGACCGGTAGGCTTGGAGGCAGGGTAGTCGATGCCGTTGTACGGCTTGTTGGCCCTGAACACATCCTTGCCGGGGAGGTAGTTGTTGTTGCCGACGTCCAGCGTCGAGTCACCCAGCACGaacaccgccgccacctgccgctGCAGCTGAGCGCCGGCCAGCTGCTGCACTTGGAataataatgttactatggatatcatcatcatcatcagccacGGACGAACAGTAGCGCTGCTCATCATGTTCTTCATCATTCTATATATCCAAGCTAGCTAGCCTACCAAATTAATTTGTGGGAAATGGTGCCAAGAGATCGAGGCTGCCACGCGTACTTATAGGCGCATATGCAAgcagctactacctccgtcccaaaataagtgtaatCGTGGAaattcgtgtccaacgtttgaccgtccgttttatttgaaaactttataaaattttttaaaaaaattagtcacacataaagtactattcatgttctATCAtttaatagcaataaaaatagtaatcataaaaaattttcaaataaaacgaacagtcaaacattggagatgaatagtgcaaaactacacttattttaggatggagggtgTAGCAAACTGGAACTAACTTTTCAACTCTACATACCTACATgcatatagctagctagcgtacatatgttttttttttttttggagtactGTCTACTGTGTTTGGATCAAGTCAAATTCAATTCTTATTGTTAAAACGTAACTGTACCTGCTGATCGATAGCTCCTCCAGTTACGTTGCTAATTAAAAGCACTTAAGAAACACTTGGTGATCTTGAAACAAGTTGGCTGCACGTACGTCACATATACACATAATAATATACACGTGCAGGAGAATGATATATTTAATTATGATCAGAAAGTAAGGGAAATGCATATATGGATgcatatatatcattttttctCGATGGCTAGATAATGAACTGGACGTACGGGCCCATATGCATGTGAtcgcaaaagaagaagaatatatataaggaaatatatataatgctgACTTGCTGAGCCGGCCGGCTGCGTCTGACACTTTGACTTTTCTTTAGCGTGTGTAAACATAATCCGCCTCTCcaagaaaatataaaaggaaaattcatacaAATATCGAGCGAATTGAAAAACTGACCAATCGATCGAGGACGACCCCTGCTAGCCTATCTCTATGAAATGATATTTCATCTAACGTTAACGGCCAGGCCGGGTTCGGTGGAGTGTCTGCATCAACGACCCCTTGCTTGCTACTTGCTACGTACTGGCTACTAGGCaacatttttttccaaaagaaaagCTACGTGGTACTTCCTCCTCCTTTGAATGTAATTAAGGTGATATGGTTTTGTGCAAGATGAACTTTAATAAGTTTGACAGGTTTATATGAAAACGTAACAACATTTTTAACACTAAAAagtatattataaaattaaatttaataatgGATTAAATAAAATTGATTTGATATTATaggttttttaataaatttagttattaaacttaaaataaaatcaacGTAACTTACATTCCAAAACGGAAGAGGTATTGTCAAGATTATCATGGATGCATGCGCGTCTGCGGTCTGTGGGGCTGCTTGTTCGATCCAATCCAATCAACGCGACAACACATCCATTTTCAGCACCATGTACACATGCTACAATATATGCGCTAGTGTGGAGTATATCATCATCATATCGTCGTAGATGATGACAATATATGAAGAAATTGTTTCATCCAATAATTCGATGCCCCGACACAATAAAATGTGCCTTTAGCTCCACCATACGAAATGCTTGTCGGCCTCTTGCATGCACAGcaactttttgtttctttcactGGAAAAAAGGGGGCATATTTGCAGTGGCGGAGCTAGGATAAAATTATAGTGAGAGCTCCTTAGTTTTTTGGGCCTTCTAGCAATCTCAGACAAAGTCTATTTTAACTCCACGCTGCCTCCGCCACTGCATATTTGTAGTATGCTTGA from Oryza glaberrima chromosome 6, OglaRS2, whole genome shotgun sequence includes these protein-coding regions:
- the LOC127775613 gene encoding GDSL esterase/lipase At5g55050-like yields the protein MMKNMMSSATVRPWLMMMMISIVTLLFQVQQLAGAQLQRQVAAVFVLGDSTLDVGNNNYLPGKDVFRANKPYNGIDYPASKPTGRFSNGYNVADFIAMKLGFKKSPPAYLSLLQGPAAAANLTLAIKALTGGVSFASGGAGVLDSTYAGKCIPLSTQLRSMEATRAAMVSKVGTRAVAAHLARSFFLLGVVNNDMFVFATAQQQQNRSATPAEVAAFYTTLITKFSAALTELYEMGARKFGIINVGLVGCVPLVRAQSPTGACSDDLNGLAAGFNDALASLLSDLAARLPGFAYSIADAHAAGQLAFADPAASGYTSVDAACCGSGRLGAEEDCQVGSTLCADRDKWAFWDRVHPSQRATMLSAAAYYDGPAQLTKPINFKQLARTTA